One Paraglaciecola mesophila genomic region harbors:
- a CDS encoding H-NS family nucleoid-associated regulatory protein, giving the protein MSDFISILTHGRRLQGAVKELSIEELETVSDKLNSIIENRKAKELEQQEAEREKNEKLNQILAQLEEAGLDVNDLQKAEPAKKAAKVGKKRPVKYSLKDSDGNEHKWTGIGRMPKVFKAALDSGKSLESYLID; this is encoded by the coding sequence ATGAGTGATTTCATTAGCATTTTGACTCATGGACGACGTTTGCAAGGAGCGGTAAAGGAATTATCTATTGAGGAATTGGAAACCGTTTCAGATAAGCTAAATTCGATTATTGAGAATCGCAAAGCGAAAGAATTAGAACAGCAAGAAGCGGAGCGAGAGAAAAACGAAAAGTTAAATCAAATCCTTGCTCAATTAGAAGAAGCTGGGTTAGACGTGAATGACCTGCAAAAAGCTGAGCCTGCGAAGAAAGCGGCAAAGGTCGGTAAGAAACGTCCGGTCAAATATAGCCTAAAAGACAGTGACGGAAATGAGCATAAATGGACCGGCATAGGTCGTATGCCTAAAGTATTCAAAGCAGCACTTGATAGTGGTAAATCATTAGAATCTTACCTAATTGACTAA
- a CDS encoding electron transfer flavoprotein subunit beta/FixA family protein, translating into MKILVPVKRAIDYNVKVRVKADNSAVDLTNAKMSINPFCEIAVEEAVRLKEKGVATEIVVVSIGDKSCQEQIRTALALGADRGLQIDTSESLDSLQIAKLLKKVVEEESPDLVILGKQSIDSDNNQTGQMLAALTGMPQGTFASEVNIESSKVKVTREIDGGLQTVELNLPAVVTTDLRLNEPRYASLPNIMKAKRKPLDVKSAADFGVELTSNVNVLKVEPPAQRSGGVKVADVAELVDKLKNEAKVI; encoded by the coding sequence ATGAAAATATTAGTGCCGGTAAAACGCGCCATCGACTATAACGTTAAAGTGCGCGTTAAAGCCGATAATAGTGCAGTGGATTTAACCAACGCCAAAATGTCTATCAATCCATTTTGTGAAATTGCGGTTGAAGAAGCAGTTAGACTAAAAGAGAAAGGTGTAGCAACAGAGATCGTCGTCGTCTCCATTGGTGACAAGTCTTGCCAAGAGCAAATCAGAACAGCATTAGCACTCGGTGCTGATCGTGGTCTGCAAATTGACACTAGTGAGTCACTAGACTCATTACAAATTGCCAAACTCCTTAAGAAAGTCGTCGAAGAAGAGTCTCCTGATTTAGTTATTTTAGGAAAGCAGTCGATCGATTCTGATAATAACCAAACCGGACAAATGTTAGCCGCGTTAACAGGTATGCCCCAAGGAACGTTCGCTTCTGAAGTGAACATTGAGTCCTCTAAGGTGAAAGTGACTCGCGAAATAGATGGTGGTTTACAAACAGTAGAGTTGAATCTGCCTGCCGTGGTTACAACTGATTTACGCCTAAATGAACCTCGCTATGCTTCACTACCGAATATTATGAAGGCAAAACGTAAGCCTCTTGATGTTAAATCTGCGGCTGACTTTGGGGTTGAATTAACGTCTAACGTTAACGTGCTTAAAGTTGAGCCACCAGCGCAACGCTCCGGCGGGGTAAAAGTGGCTGATGTGGCTGAATTGG
- a CDS encoding alpha/beta fold hydrolase produces MLRRQLNKEFNIISIDLPDHGKSQHSEQFSFATYAQSIIHLLSSLDITTIHLVGHSLGGKVAMQMALFQPDLISTLTVLDIAPVTYEPRHTNVFKALLSVNLAQIDDRKEADEQMSEFVSEASVRQFLLKSLYQDNETGDWHWRFNLALLDRDYALLSKGIVSEQKFSKPVLFLKGQNSDYLKASFTKQTIEFFPNSQVRVISGVGHWLHAEKPAECAKHIRTFLRN; encoded by the coding sequence ATGTTGCGCCGACAATTAAATAAAGAGTTTAATATTATTTCCATAGATTTGCCCGATCACGGTAAATCACAACATTCTGAGCAGTTCAGTTTCGCAACTTATGCACAATCAATTATTCATTTGCTGTCGTCACTGGATATCACCACGATTCATTTAGTTGGGCATTCTCTTGGCGGCAAAGTCGCTATGCAGATGGCATTGTTCCAACCGGATTTAATATCGACATTAACCGTTTTGGATATTGCGCCTGTTACCTATGAACCTAGACATACGAATGTATTTAAGGCTCTACTAAGTGTTAATTTGGCACAAATTGATGATCGCAAAGAGGCAGACGAACAAATGAGTGAATTTGTGTCTGAAGCGTCAGTCAGGCAATTTTTATTGAAAAGCTTGTATCAAGATAATGAGACTGGAGATTGGCACTGGCGTTTTAATTTAGCTCTGCTAGACCGTGATTATGCTTTGCTCTCAAAAGGTATTGTTAGTGAGCAAAAATTTAGTAAACCCGTGTTGTTTTTGAAAGGTCAAAACTCTGACTACTTAAAGGCTAGTTTCACAAAACAGACCATTGAATTTTTTCCTAATAGTCAGGTCAGAGTCATTTCTGGTGTAGGTCATTGGCTGCACGCTGAAAAACCAGCAGAATGCGCAAAACATATACGCACATTTTTACGAAATTAG
- a CDS encoding electron transfer flavoprotein-ubiquinone oxidoreductase yields the protein MERESMEFDVVIVGAGPAGLSTACRLMQLAQEKEQELMVCVVEKGSEVGAHILSGAVFETRALDELFPDWQSMGAPLNTQVKEDHIYYLRDEQKATKLPNIMTPKTMHNEGNYIVSMGNISRWLAEQAESLGVEVFPGFAAAEVIYNDDGSVGGVITGDMGIGHNGEHKDGYMPGMELRAKYTVFAEGCRGHLGKELIAKFELDKGKSPQHYAIGFKEIWDIDPSKHQEGLVVHSAGWPLTEASGGSYLYHAENNQVFVGLIVDLNYSNTHLSPFDEFQRMKHHPVFKQYLEGGKRVSYGARAIAKGGYNSLPKMTLPGALLVGCEAGTLNFAKIKGNHTAMKSGILAAETLIHALGAEEQGRKDLTDYAKRFEDSWVFDELFRSRNFGAALHKFGTFGGGAYNTVEQNIFNGKMFFNLSDNAKDFEQLKQAKDCAKIDYPKYDGVLSFDKLSSVFLSNTNHEEDQPSHLKLKDSAIPTTVNLPLYDEPAQRYCPAGVYEIIDNDQGEKALQINAQNCVHCKTCDIKDPSQNIKWVVPEGAGGPNYPNM from the coding sequence GTGGAACGAGAATCGATGGAGTTTGATGTAGTGATAGTCGGTGCTGGTCCAGCTGGACTCTCAACCGCATGTCGACTGATGCAATTAGCGCAGGAAAAAGAACAAGAGCTCATGGTTTGCGTCGTTGAAAAAGGTTCAGAGGTGGGTGCACATATTTTATCTGGCGCGGTGTTTGAAACCCGCGCGTTAGATGAATTGTTTCCGGATTGGCAATCAATGGGTGCACCTCTCAATACTCAGGTAAAAGAAGATCATATTTATTATCTACGCGATGAGCAAAAAGCAACTAAGTTACCAAATATAATGACGCCAAAAACCATGCATAATGAAGGCAACTACATTGTAAGCATGGGCAATATTTCACGTTGGCTAGCAGAACAAGCTGAATCGTTAGGTGTTGAGGTGTTTCCAGGCTTCGCCGCCGCAGAAGTGATCTACAACGATGATGGTAGTGTCGGTGGGGTCATTACTGGTGATATGGGTATCGGCCACAACGGAGAACATAAAGACGGTTACATGCCAGGCATGGAATTACGCGCGAAATACACTGTATTCGCGGAAGGCTGCCGTGGGCATTTAGGCAAAGAGTTAATCGCGAAGTTTGAATTAGATAAAGGAAAATCGCCTCAACATTATGCTATTGGTTTTAAAGAAATATGGGATATTGACCCAAGCAAACATCAAGAAGGTCTAGTGGTTCACAGTGCTGGCTGGCCACTTACCGAGGCATCAGGTGGCTCTTATTTATACCATGCGGAAAATAACCAAGTTTTTGTTGGCTTAATTGTAGACCTGAATTATAGCAATACGCACTTGAGCCCATTTGATGAGTTTCAACGCATGAAACATCACCCAGTCTTTAAACAATATTTAGAAGGTGGTAAACGCGTTAGTTATGGCGCGAGAGCCATCGCAAAAGGCGGCTATAATTCATTGCCCAAAATGACATTACCAGGCGCCCTACTCGTTGGTTGCGAAGCAGGCACGCTCAATTTCGCCAAAATTAAAGGTAATCATACTGCCATGAAATCCGGCATATTAGCAGCCGAAACGCTCATTCATGCCCTAGGAGCAGAAGAACAAGGAAGAAAAGATTTAACGGATTATGCAAAACGTTTTGAAGACTCATGGGTTTTTGATGAACTATTTCGTTCACGCAACTTTGGAGCCGCATTGCATAAATTTGGCACATTTGGTGGTGGCGCTTACAACACGGTTGAGCAAAATATATTTAATGGCAAAATGTTTTTCAATTTGTCAGATAATGCGAAAGATTTTGAACAACTCAAACAAGCTAAAGATTGCGCAAAAATCGATTACCCTAAATACGATGGCGTATTAAGTTTCGATAAATTATCTTCTGTGTTTTTGTCTAATACTAACCACGAAGAAGATCAGCCTTCGCACCTTAAGTTAAAAGATAGCGCTATTCCAACGACAGTGAATTTGCCCTTGTACGACGAGCCTGCACAGCGCTACTGCCCTGCTGGAGTGTACGAAATTATAGACAACGATCAAGGAGAAAAGGCGCTGCAAATTAATGCCCAAAATTGCGTGCATTGTAAAACTTGCGATATCAAAGACCCTAGCCAGAATATTAAATGGGTAGTGCCAGAAGGTGCTGGTGGTCCAAATTATCCTAATATGTAA